Genomic window (Gammaproteobacteria bacterium):
TGCATATCTACGGCCTGCCCACGGACATGGACCCGGTGCTCGACCTGGCCAGCCGCCACGGCCTGCGGGTCATCGAGGACGCCGCCGAGATGCACGGCCAGACCTGCCGCGGCCGGCCCTGCGGCAGCTTCGGCGACCTCAGCGTGTTCAGCTTCTACCCGAACAAGCACGTGACCACCGGCGAAGGCGGCATGATCGTCACCGACTCCGAGGAACTGGCGGAGCGCTGCCGCTCGCTGCGCAACCTGTTCTTCAACCCGGCGCGGCGCTTCGTCCACGAGGAGCTCGGCTGGAACCTGCGCATGACCAACCTGCAGGCCGCGCTGGGCATCGCCCAGCTGGAGCGCCTGCAGGAGTTCGTCGCCCGCAAGCGACGCATGGGCCGCCTCTACGGCGAGCTGCTCGGCCACCGCGAGGACATAGAGCTGCAGCCGGCGGCCACGGCATACGCCGCGAACATCTGGTGGGTGTTCGGCCTCGTGTCCCGGCGCGACGATCTCGACGCCGAGACCCTCGCCAGGCGGCTCGCCGCGCGCGGCGTCGGCACGCGGCCGTTCTTCTGGCCCATGCACGAGCAGCCGGTGTTCCGGAAAATGGGTCTGTTCGGCAGCACCAGCTGCCCGGTCGCCGAGCGCATCGCCCGCCAGGGCCTCTACCTGCCGAGCGGCATGGCGCTCACCGAGGAACAGCTGCGGTATTCGGCCGCCGCCCTGCTGGAAGCGCTCGATGAGCGCGTTTGAACGCTATTCGCGCTACTACGACCTGCTCAACGCGGGCAAGGACTATGCCACCGAGGCGGCCTACGTTGCGCGCCAGCTCCGAGCCGCCGATGCCCGGGCACGCCGCGTGCTGGAACTCGGCTCGGGCACCGCGCGCCATGCCCGCCTGCTGGCGGCCGCGGGCTTCGAAGTCTGCGGCGTGGAGATGAGCGGCACCATGCTGGCGGCGGCGCGTGCGGCGCTGGAACAGGAGCCACCCGCCCTGCGGCAGTGCCTGGAGCTGGTGCAGGGCGACGCACGCCATGTACGCCTGGAGCGGCGTTTCGATGCCGTGGTCTCGCTGTTCCACGTAGTGAGTTACCAGGTCCGCAACGAGGACCTGGCGGCGATGTTCGCCACCGCCCGCCATCACCTCGCTCCCGGCGGGCATTTCTTCTTCGACTACTGGCATGGGCCGGGGGTCCTCACCGACCTCCCCGGACCGCGCGAGAAGCAGGGCGAAGACGAGTCCTTCGCCGTCACCCGCCGCGCACGCCCGGAGATGCTGCCCCGGCAGAACCTGGTGAAGGTCCACTACGAGATCACCGGACGGGACAAGCACAGCGGCACCACGGAGCACATCGAGGAAACCCACCCGATGCGCTAT
Coding sequences:
- a CDS encoding DegT/DnrJ/EryC1/StrS family aminotransferase; its protein translation is MVQRVPVNEPLLDGRERDLLLQCIDTGWISSEGPFIPEFEKRMAAAAGRRFGVAVSNGSAALDAAVAALRLGPGDEVILPSFTIISCAAAIVRAGATPVVVDADPVTWNMDVSRLEAAVTPRTRAIMAVHIYGLPTDMDPVLDLASRHGLRVIEDAAEMHGQTCRGRPCGSFGDLSVFSFYPNKHVTTGEGGMIVTDSEELAERCRSLRNLFFNPARRFVHEELGWNLRMTNLQAALGIAQLERLQEFVARKRRMGRLYGELLGHREDIELQPAATAYAANIWWVFGLVSRRDDLDAETLARRLAARGVGTRPFFWPMHEQPVFRKMGLFGSTSCPVAERIARQGLYLPSGMALTEEQLRYSAAALLEALDERV
- a CDS encoding class I SAM-dependent methyltransferase codes for the protein MSAFERYSRYYDLLNAGKDYATEAAYVARQLRAADARARRVLELGSGTARHARLLAAAGFEVCGVEMSGTMLAAARAALEQEPPALRQCLELVQGDARHVRLERRFDAVVSLFHVVSYQVRNEDLAAMFATARHHLAPGGHFFFDYWHGPGVLTDLPGPREKQGEDESFAVTRRARPEMLPRQNLVKVHYEITGRDKHSGTTEHIEETHPMRYLFEPELALLLGAAGFRVLRSMAWMADAAPALDTWNACTLAEAL